Within Sandaracinaceae bacterium, the genomic segment CGCGCCGCGTGATCGCGTAGACGGCGTTCGGCTCGATGTAGCGCGGCGGAGTCACGCCCGAGCCCACCGCATCCGTCATGCCGATGCCCCAGCAAGCAATTCCGAGCACCTACGAGCGCGAATCGGCGGGGGTGGCGGGCACGGGGGTGGCGGACGCCGGCCGCGAGGGGGGTCCAGGCGAGCTCAGCGCCCGAGCACGCGCCGCAGCGCTTCCTCGTCCAGAGCGGCCAGCGGCTCGATACCCATCAGCAGATGCAGCCCGTAGATCGCCCCGACCTTCAGCGTGCGCGGATGCCGCCACGCGAACCGCGCCGTGCGCCACAGGCCCAACCACAGCGGCCCGAAGCAGAGCTCGACATCGGGGCTCCGGGAGTAGGGCAGCACCCGGCGCGCCCAGTCGCGTCGGAACAGGGTCAGCCCTACCCAGGCCCAGACGCTCGCGCCGACCACGAGGCCCCCCAGACCCGCCCACCAGCGCCACGCCTCCATGCCGGACGGACGGCTCACCGACGATCCGACTGACGCTTCTGATGCGTCGCGGAAGCTGCTACACCATCGCAGCTCCGGAGGTCACATGCGGAACATCAGATACACCGAGCTCCACGGGAAACAGGTCCTCTCGCAGGACGGGCGCGAGCTCGGCGAGGTGGACGATCTCATCCTCGACCACGAGGAGTGGCACGTCCACGCCTTGATCGTGAAGCTCGAGCGCGACCTGCTCGAGGACTTCCACATGAAGAAGCCCATGTTCGGCACGCAGATCCTCAAGGTCTCCACGGGCTTCGTCAGCGGCGTGAGCGACAAGGTCATCCTGCACAAGACGATGGCGGAGCTCATCGAGCTCGCGCGCGAAGGCGGCTCGGAGCCTCCCGAGGCAGAAGAGCCGCAAGAAGCCTAGACGACCATCCGTCGAGCTTCCGCCAGCTGCTCCTCCGACCAGGCCCGCGCTTCGTCCATGGAGCGGCACACGCGGATCGGCACCGGGTGCCGGACGACGAGCATCACGGCGCTCATCACGAAGCGCAGCGCCGCGTTGCGGAACACCAGCGCCGTCCCGAGGCAGCGCTTCCCGAGCGCCTCGCCGTGCTCCTCGAGCCAGGCAGTGGCGCGCCCCCGCATGTAGGACGTCGCGCGCCCCGCCATCGCGTTGTCGAAGATGACGACGTAGGACTCACCGCGACCGAGGTGCTCGGTGGCACGCGCGATGAAACGGTCGACCTGCGCCTCGCTCGGGATCCCCACCGTGCGATGGACCACGATCGGCCAGGCGCTGTCGTCGGTCTCGAGTACGTCGCGCGGCACCCTGCCCTCCCCGTTCGATCCATACGGGGCGCCGCCGCGCTTTACAAGCGGCCCCTCGATCGCCCACAAAGCGCTGATGGGGGAACGGGAAGCGACCGTAGACGACGCCATCTCGCGCGCGTCACGCGTGCTCT encodes:
- a CDS encoding PRC-barrel domain-containing protein; the encoded protein is MRNIRYTELHGKQVLSQDGRELGEVDDLILDHEEWHVHALIVKLERDLLEDFHMKKPMFGTQILKVSTGFVSGVSDKVILHKTMAELIELAREGGSEPPEAEEPQEA